In Oreochromis aureus strain Israel breed Guangdong linkage group 20, ZZ_aureus, whole genome shotgun sequence, the following are encoded in one genomic region:
- the mul1b gene encoding mitochondrial ubiquitin ligase activator of NFKB 1: MDSSGKPSTTQIVVLATSSALTAFFYSIYRSRATIVARLKEAKKVSLDQDLKTILSETPGRCIPYAVIEGVVRSVKETLNSQFVDNCKGVIERLTLKEEKMVWNRTTHIWNSTEKIIHQRINTVPFALGSHDDDIAATVRVIRPLDAAELDLETTYENFHPTVQSLSSVIGHFISGERPKGIHETEEMLRVGDSITGVGELVLDNNLIKLQPPKQGFCYFLTRLDYESLLRKQGNSVRLWKILAIVFGMAACSTLLYILWKQYIHRRQSKKEKSILEEFKEQQRKRLRELNIEESSISPTTCTVCLSRDRSCVFLECGHVCTCSQCYEALPEPKKCPICRASIDRVVPLYNS; this comes from the exons ATGGACTCCAGTGGGAAGCCCTCAACGACACAGATTGTGGTTTTAGCCACAAGCTCGGCTCTGACCGCGTTCTTCTATTCCATTTACAGAAGCAGAGCTACAATAGTTGCCAGATTAAAG gaAGCAAAGAAAGTCTCCCTTGACCAAGATTTGAAAACCATCCTGTCTGAAACTCCTGGAAGATGTATCCCATACGCCGTCATAGAAG GTGTGGTGAGATCTGTGAAGGAAACACTGAACAGCCAGTTTGTCGACAACTGCAAAGGTGTCATTGAGAGGCTGACGCTGAAGGAGGAGAAGATGGTGTGGAACCGCACCACTCACATATG gaacagcacagagaaaatcatCCATCAGCGCATTAACACGGTTCCCTTTGCCCTCGGGTCACATGATGACGATATCGCTGCCACAGTCCGAGTTATACGCCCGTTAGATGCAGCAGAGTTGGATCTGGAGACCACCTACGAGAACTTCCACCCCACAGTCCAATCCTTGTCCAGTGTTATTGGTCACTTCATCAGCGGGGAGCGACCAAAAGGCATCCACGAAACCGAGGAGATGCTGCGTGTGGGTGACAGCATCACAGGAGTCGGAGAGCTGGTCCTGGATAACAACCTGATCAAGCTCCAACCACCCAAACAGGGCTTCTGTTATTTCCTCACTCGGCTGGACTACGAGTCTCTCCTGCGGAAGCAGGGGAACAGCGTTAGACTCTGGAAGATTCTGGCGATTGTGTTCGGCATGGCTGCCTGCTCCACGCTCCTCTACATCCTGTGGAAGCAATACATCCATCGCAGACAGAGCAAGAAGGAGAAGAGCATACTTGAGGAGTTCAAGGAACAACAGAGGAAGCGTTTGCGTGAACTTAACATAGAGGAAAGCAGCATATcccccaccacctgcactgtcTGCCTGAGCCGGGATCGCTCCTGCGTGTTTCTAGAGTGTGGTCATGTGTGTACCTGCAGCCAGTGCTACGAGGCCCTGCCAGAGCCAAAGAAATGCCCCATTTGCAGGGCATCTATAGACAGGGTGGTGCCTCTTTACAACAGCTAA